The genomic DNA ATGCACGCAGCAGTAGTCGAACTCGATGCCCTGGCCGATGCGATTGGGGCCGCCGCCGAGCACCATGATCTTGTCGCGCGTGGTCGGTTCGGCCTCGCACTCGTCCTCGTAGGTCGAGTACAGGTAGGCGGTGCCGGTGGCGAACTCCGCCGCGCAGGAATCGACGCGCTTGTAGACCGGGCGGATGCCGAACGCGCGACGCAGTGCACGCACCGCCTGCTCGTCGCTGCCGGTCAGCTGCGCCAGGCGCGCGTCGGAAAAGCCCATGCGCTTGAGCTCGCGCATGCGCGCTGCATCCAGCGCCTGCAGGCCATCGGCGGCGACCGCCGTCTCGGCGGCGATGATGTCCTCGATCTGGTCGAGGAACCATGGATCGACGAACGACAGCGCATGCACGTCCTCGACGCTCATGCCGGCGCGGAACGCATCGCCCAGGTGGAACATGCGCTCCGGGCCCGGCTCCTTGAGCTCGCGGCGCAGCGCGATCATGCCGTCCTCGCTGCCCAGATCCAGCCCGGTCGGGTCGAGGCCGACCTTGCCGGTCTCCAGCCCGCGCAGCGCCTTCTGCAGCGATTCCTGGAAGGTGCGGCCCATCGCCATCACCTCGCCCACCGACTTCATCTGCGTGGTCAGGCGTGCATCGGCCTGGGGGAACTTCTCGAACGCGAACCGCGGGATCTTGGTGACCACGTAGTCGATCGACGGCTCGAACGACGCCGGGGTCTTCCCGCCGGTGATCTCGTTCTTCAACTCGTCGAGCGTGTAGCCGACCGCGAGCTTGGCCGCGACCTTGGCGATCGGGAAGCCCGTCGCCTTGGATGCCAGCGCCGACGAGCGCGACACCCGCGGGTTCATCTCGATGACCACCACGCGCCCGGTCTGCGCGTTGATGCCGAACTGCACGTTGGAGCCGCCGGTGTCCACCCCAATCTTGCGCAGCACCGCAATCGATGCATTGCGCAGCCGCTGGTATTCGCGGTCGGTGAGGGTCTGCGCCGGGGCCACGGTGATCGAGTCGCCGGTGTGCACGCCCATCGGGTCGAGGTTCTCGATCGAGCACACGATGATGCAGTTGTCCGCGGTGTCGCGGACCACCTCCATCTCGAACTCCTTCCAGCCCAGCACCGACTCTTCCACCAGCACTTCGCTGGTCGGCGACAGCTCGAGGCCGCGCTTGACGATCTCCTCGAACTCCTCGCGGTTGTAGGCGATGCCGCCGCCGCTACCGCCCAGCGTGAAGCTCGGGCGGATGATGGTCGGATAGCCCACCGTGGCCTGGATCTCGACGGCTTCCTCGAAGGTCCTGGCGACCGCGGCCTTCGGGCACTCGAGGCCGATCTCCTGCATCGCCACGCGGAACAGCTCGCGGTCCTCGGCCATCATGATGGCCTCGCGCTTCGCGCCGATCAGCTCGACGCCGTACTTCTCCAGCACGCCGTTGTCGGCGAGGTCGAGCGCGCAGTTAAGCGCGGTCTGCCCGCCCATCGTCGGCAGCAGCGCATCCGGGCGCTCCTTCTCGATGATCTTCTCGACCGTCTGCCAGTTGATCGGCTCGATATAGACCGCGTCCGCCGTATCGGGGTCGGTCATGATCGTGGCCGGGTTGGAGTTCACCAGCACCACGCGGAAGCCTTCCTCGCGCAGCGCCTTGCACGCCTGTGCGCCGGAGTAGTCGAACTCGCAGGCCTGGCCGATGACGATCGGGCCGGCGCCGATGATGAGAATGGTCTGGATATCGGTGCGCTTTGGCATGTCAGCGGCTCTCCATCAGCGCCACGAAACGGTCGAACAGCGGGGCTACGTCGTGGGGGCCGGGCGAGGCCTCCGGGTGGCCCTGGAACGAGAAGGCGGGTGCGTCGGTCAGCTCGATGCCCTGGTTGGTGCCGTCGAACAGCGACCGGTGGGTCACGCGCACATTGGCCGGCAGTGTCGATTCGTCGACCGCGAACCCGTGGTTCTGCGAGGTGATCATCACCCG from Luteimonas sp. YGD11-2 includes the following:
- the carB gene encoding carbamoyl-phosphate synthase large subunit — its product is MPKRTDIQTILIIGAGPIVIGQACEFDYSGAQACKALREEGFRVVLVNSNPATIMTDPDTADAVYIEPINWQTVEKIIEKERPDALLPTMGGQTALNCALDLADNGVLEKYGVELIGAKREAIMMAEDRELFRVAMQEIGLECPKAAVARTFEEAVEIQATVGYPTIIRPSFTLGGSGGGIAYNREEFEEIVKRGLELSPTSEVLVEESVLGWKEFEMEVVRDTADNCIIVCSIENLDPMGVHTGDSITVAPAQTLTDREYQRLRNASIAVLRKIGVDTGGSNVQFGINAQTGRVVVIEMNPRVSRSSALASKATGFPIAKVAAKLAVGYTLDELKNEITGGKTPASFEPSIDYVVTKIPRFAFEKFPQADARLTTQMKSVGEVMAMGRTFQESLQKALRGLETGKVGLDPTGLDLGSEDGMIALRRELKEPGPERMFHLGDAFRAGMSVEDVHALSFVDPWFLDQIEDIIAAETAVAADGLQALDAARMRELKRMGFSDARLAQLTGSDEQAVRALRRAFGIRPVYKRVDSCAAEFATGTAYLYSTYEDECEAEPTTRDKIMVLGGGPNRIGQGIEFDYCCVHASLALREDGFETIMVNCNPETVSTDYDTSDRLYFEPLTLEDVLEIVEVEKPKGVIVQYGGQTPLKLARALEANGVPIIGTSPESIDLAEDRERFQQLVEKLGLRQPPNRTARSAEQALVLAREIGYPLVVRPSYVLGGRAMEVVHADADLERYMREAVKVSNDSPVLLDRFLDNAVEVDIDVIADADGQVLIGGVMEHIEEAGVHSGDSSCSLPPYSLSADTQARLREQVIALARALEVVGLMNTQFAVQTNGDGEDTIFLLEVNPRASRTVPFVSKAIGLPLAKIAARCMAGRSLAEQGVTTEIVPDYYSVKEAIFPFAKFQGVDPILGPEMRSTGEVMGVGRSFGAAFARAQEAASIKAPPATGKVFVSVRDPDKARVVPVAQELVRRGYSIVATQGTAKWLDDNGIACERINKVVEGRPHVVDLIKNGEIVYIVNTTEGKQAIADSFSIRREALQQRVTYSTTIAGARALLHSLDYRGSGPVWSLQELHEELKTP